The genomic segment GTAGAGAATTCCTTGGAATTTTTACAAGCAAGTGCCGCTTATTGGATTAGGAAGTGGCAAAGTGAATGCGATGGAAAAGTTTTAAGTCTTACTGGGTCAAATGGAAAAACAACAACAAAAGAATTACTTTTAGCTTTTTCTAAAATTATCTTTGATGATTCGGTTATTTCAACAAGTGGAAATTTGAATAATCATATTGGTGTCCCTTTAACTATATTTGAAGTTAAACCAACTCATCGTTTTGCGATCATTGAAATGGGGACAAACCATCCAGGTGAAATTGAAGTGTTGTGCAACATTGCCAATCCAAACTTTGGCCTAATAACTAATATTGGTTCAGCCCATATTGAATTTTTAAAAAGTGAAGAAGGAATTCTCGAAGAAAAAGGTGCTCTTTATAGATATGTTACAAGTTACGGTGAGAAGTTCTTTTTGAATAAAGATGATCCTTATCTATCTACCTTAGAAACGAAATCAAAGGTGATTGAATTTAATTCTGATGATTTAGAAAAAAGTTTAGTCAATAAAGGTATTAAAGAAGATTACAATCAGTTCAATCTAAAATTTGCATATTTTGTGATAAAGAATTTATTCCCAGAAGAAAGTGCAAAACTAACAAATAATTTTTCAATGATTAAGCTGCCTGCAAATAAAAGAAGTCAGTGGATTACAATTGGTGAAAAGAAAATTTTTCTTGATGCCTACAACGCAAATCCTTCATCAATGAGAAAAGCTATTGAGTCAATCTGCACAAGAGAGGACTTGGATTTTGAGAAATCTCTTTTTGTTTGTGGGGACATGAATGAACTTGGAGAAAGGGCTCCGTTGTATCACAATGAGATTGGAGAGCTTTTGAAAATGCTTGGTGTAAAACATGTTGCGTTCGTTGGGCGCTATGCAAAGCATTATAAAGCAGGCTTTGGTGATAATGCTCTAGTTTTTGAACAAAAGTCAGAGTTAGAAACTGATTGGAAAAAATTGATAGAAAGCGTTGAATTTATATTCTTAAAGGCAAGCCGCTCTTTACAACTTGAGTCATTAATAGATATAACTTATTAATATTATCTTATTAATTTGGATATCTTATGCTCTATCACTTTTTGTATCCGCTGAGTAATCAGTTTTTTGCGTTTAATATTTTTAGATATATTACATTTCGTGCTGTTGTTGCTTTCTTGTTAGCGACAGTTTTCTCAATTATTTGGGGAAATTTGTTTATCAAATTCATGCAGCGTAAGCAGTTCGGGCAAGTTATTCGTGATGACGGCCCAGAATCTCACCTTAAAAAAGCTGGAACGCCGACTATGGGTGGTGTTTTTATCATTGGCTCAATTTTAGGTTCACTTCTTTTCACTGGTAACTTTAATTCTAAGCCATTATTAATCTCTATCTTTGTCATGCTTTCATACTTTGCGCTCGGATTTTTTGATGATTATGCAAAAGTTGCAAAGCAGAATACAAAAGGTGTAAGTGCTAAAGGAAAGCTATTGTGGCAATTTGCAACAGCTGGAGTCGCTTACTGGCTAATGCAGAAGTATGCGATTATTGGAACTGATCTCTACGTACCCTTTGCTAAGGGCCCGATATTAGAGCTTGGAATTATGTTCTTAGCATTTAGTGCTTTCGTAATTGTTGGCTCAAGTAATGCTGTTAATCTAACGGATGGTCTTGATGGTTTAGCAATAGGTCCAATTATCACTTCAGCGGCTACTTTTGGGATCTTTGCATATTTTGCGGGGCACAAGGAAATCGCTCAGTATTTACTTGTTCCATACGTTGAAGACGTGGGTGAGCTTGCTGTACTTTGTGCTGCTATGGTTGGTGCGGGCGTCGGCTTTTTGTGGTATAACTCTTACCCAGCACAGATTTTTATGGGCGATGTAGGATCTCTTTCGCTTGGTGGAACACTAGGTACGATTGCGGTTCTTACAAAGAATGAAGTTCTCTTTGTTGTTGTTGGTGGAATTTTTGTTATTGAGGCCTTGTCGGTTATCTTGCAAGTTTCTTCTTACAAACTTAGAAAGAAGAGAATATTTAAGATGGCACCAATTCACCATCACTTTGAGTTGATGGGATGGCCAGAGACAAAAGTTATCGTAAGATTTTGGATTATTAGTATATTTTTAGCAATCACTGCGATTGCAACACTTAAAATGAGGTAAATAATGGAGAGATTTAGAAACAAGAAAATTCTAATCGTTGGTATTGGGAGAACAGGTTTCAAACTCATCAATTTCTTTAACACTCTAGATTGCGAGATCAGAGTTACAGATATTAAACCAATCTTCGATCTTAATAAGCAGGTTAAGAAATTAAAGAAAATTAGACCTGCACTTGAGATGACTTTCGGTGAGCATAGAGATGATGATTTTCTTGATGCTGATGTTGTTGTTTACTCTTCTGCAGTTGATCCAAACCTTCCTCAACTAGAACTTGCGAGAGCGAATGGTAAAGAAGTTTACTCTGAGTTCGCTCTAGGTAATAAACTATGTAGAAAACCAATTATTGCTGTTTGTGGAACTCACGGAAGAACGACAGTTGCACATATGATCGGTTTCTCTCTTAAGCAAGATGGAAAGAATGTATTTGTTGGTGGAACGGACGATACTCCATTCGTTGAATACTGCATGCTTCCAAATAGAGATGAAATCGATTACGTAATCGTTGAGGTTTCAGCTGTTCAAATGAGAAGCCTCCCAGAGTTTCACCCGAAGATGGTTGTGTTTACAAGCATTGGTGAAAAATACCCTGCACGTCACTTCACTTCAATGGGTGAGTACATGGAAACAAAACTTAGCATCGTGAAGAGCTTATCTCCTGATGATGTACTTGTTTGTAACTTTGATAAATTAGCTAATAATACATTCTTTAGAAACGCGAACTGCCAAGTTGCTTGGTACTCGAGAAGATCATTTGTTAGCCTTGGCGTGATGGATGAAATTCAAGGAACACATTTCCACGAGAGAAGAATCCACTCTAATATCAACTACCACTCAGAGTTTATCGTTAGCAAAATGAGAATTGTTGGTCAAAATAATAGAGAAAACTTACTAGCTGCTGTAACTGCATGTAAGGCCCTTGATGTTTCAGACAAGGCAATCCAACTTTGTATTGAAAAATTCCCTGGAATTCCACACAGACTTGAATTCCTTATGGAGAAGAACGGAGTTTCTTTCTATAACGATTCAAAAGCTGAAACTATGGATGACATGGTTGAGTCACTTGAGGCATTTAAAGGTTCTGTTATCTTAATCGCTGGTGGTAAAGATGATGAAGAGTTTGATTATGAGCCTTACACTGATGCTCTAATCAAGCACGCACGTGTTGTTGTTCTCGTTGGTGAAACTAAAGAGAGAATGAATAGAGCTCTTGGTGATCACGACCAAACTTATATCGTTGGATCATTTGAAGAATCTGTCTTATTTGCATATCAGAAATCTCGTACTGGAGATACTATTCTATTGTCACCAGGAAACTCTGCAACAGACTTTTTTAGAGATTACGAAGAACGTGGAAACTATTTCAAAAAACTTGTTTATCAATTATAAGAGAAGGCCAGCATTGCTGGCCTTTTTTATTGCTATATTTACTAATTAGTTTAAAATTAAAATATGGAATTTAGAGATAACTTAGAAAAATATTCGGGACTTTTGAAGATTACAATTGGTTTATTGATTTCAATTGGAGTCATCATGGTGTACTCGGCAAGTTATATGTATTCCAAAGAGCACTATGGCTCGTCTCTCTATTTCTTCATTAGGCAGCTTGGTTTTGCAACTGTTGCGTTACTTGGAGCATTTATTGTTTCGAAAACAAAGTACCAATTCTGGTACAAGTATTCATTTTACATCAACATCTTTGTTTCATTTTTAATTATGTTAACTTATATCCCTGGTCTTGGAGTCCTTGCAAAAGGTGCTAATCGATGGATCGCCATTGCTGGTTTTTCACTTCAACCAGGGGAGTTTGCAAAGTACTCTACATTACTTTTAGCGCTATATCTTTTTGAAAATTTTGAAACATTAGATTTAAAGAAGAGAATACAATATTCATTAAACTTACTAATGCCGTTAGTTCTATTGATTCTACAGCCAGACTTCGGAACATTTTTTATTTGCTCAATTGGAATCTTCTTAGCATGCTTTATTAGTAGTTTCTCACGTAAAGTCTTTTATGGTCTCACTGGTTTGGGATCTATCGTGGGTGTGATGATCTTATTTGCGCAACCCTATCGAGTTAAGAGATTGACTGCCTTTCTCGATCCTTGGGCAAATGCTCAGGGAAGTGGTTTCCAAGTAATCCAATCTTGGATTGGATTTGCTAACGGTGGATTTTTTGGAAAAGGCGTTGGGAACTCTCTTGAAAAATTATTCTATCTTCCTGAGGCCCACAACGATTTTATTTTCTCCGTGATAGGGGAAGAGTTTGGATTTCTAGGGGTGATATCAATGGTTGGCCTCTTCCTAATGTTTGTTTATTTAGGGCTTCGTCTTTGTTTTGAAATGAAAGATAGAGTAGCAACACAAATTTGCGTTTTAATAATTAGTATTATTGGCCTACAGGCAGCTCTTAATATGGGAGTTGTACTTGGCCTTCTTCCAACAAAAGGGCTTAACCTTCCATTTATTAGTTATGGGGGTTCATCACTTTTAGCCAATATTCTAGCTGTAGGTCTGGTATTTTCTTGTGTTAACAGAAGTGCTGAACTGAGAAGCTCTGAGTCATTTTAAAATTCCCTAACAAAATGGGACATCTACGTTAAAAAATGGTAAAAAATAGCTTCCAAATTAATTTTAAGGGACAGTAGATGTTTAAAGATAATTTCAACGGAAAACTACATTTCATCGGTATCGGTGGGATTGGAATGAGTGGTATTGCTGAGGTTTTACTTAGCTTTGGATATAATGTAAGTGGTTCAGATATTTCTGAGTCTGCTAATGTGGCGAGGCTTCGCGAACTCGGGGCTGAAATATTTATTGGTCACGCAAAAGAGAATGTTAAAGAGGCATCTGTTATTATTTATAGCTCAGCAGTTACAGATGAAAATCCTGAAATGATTGGGGCAAGAGAAAAAAATCTTCCAGTTATGAGAAGAGCAGAGATGCTAGCAGAACTTATGCGTTTGAAATATGGACTGGCGATTGCTGGAACACATGGGAAAACAACGACAACAAGTTTTCTTGCGACAATACTACAATCTAGTAATTACGATCCAACCTATATCATTGGTGGTATTGTAAAAAATCTTAATGGACACGCAAAAGTTGGAAAAGGAGAATTCCTTGTTGCAGAAGCTGACGAGTCTGATGGTTCTTTTCTGCTTCTAAATCCAATTATGTCTGTTGTCACGAATATCGATCTTGATCACATGGACCACTATGGATCAGAAGAAAATTTAATTAACAGTTTCGAGCAATTTATTAATAAAGTTCCATTCTATGGTCTTTGTGCACTTAATGCACACGACGAAAGATTAATGAATATCGTTAAGCGTATCAAAAAACCATTTTGTACATTTGGAATTGGCGATGAGTTAGATAATCCTGCTGACTTTGAGGCCCGCAATATAACAATGACTGATTTTCAAGCAACTTATGATCTGTATATCAAAGGGGACAAGAAGACTCAAATCACAATTAATCTTCCTGGAAAACATAATGTTCTAAATTCTCTCGGAGCTATCGCAGTTGCGACAAGAATGGGAATTAGTGTTGAAACTATTGCACAATCGATTCGTGAATTTGATGGTGTTGGTAGAAGATTTCAGCAGTTGTACAAAAATGAAGAAGTCGAAATTATTGATGATTATGGTCATCATCCAACTGAAATTTCAATGACTCTTAAGACACTAAGAGAAACGAGAAAAGGTAAAGTTGTTTGTATTTTTGAACCACACCGTTATACAAGAACAAGAGATTGCTGGAATCAATTTCTGCATTGCTTTAACTATGTTGATAAGCTTTATATTGCTCCAATCTATGCTGCGAGTGAGAAGCCTATTGCTGGTATTGAATCAGAGATTTTAGTAAATGATATCAATAAACTTCATCCAAATTTTGCCGTGGCAATGGGTTCTCTTGAAGATCTTGATCAAGTGATTAAAGAAAACAAAAACTCTACAATTGCAACACTTGGAGCAGGCTCTATTGGAAAGAAGATAAGAGAGTGGGTTCTAGATAATGAAGTTAGATAAGCTCTTAGCAAATATAGCTAATTGTGAAGTTGAACTTGATAAGGACTTATCAAAGTTTTCGACAATGCGTCTACAGGCCTCTGGTGATCTTATCAGTGTAACTAATGAACAGGCCCTGAAAGAAGTGTTGATAACATTAAAAAATAATCAGCAGAAATTTATAGTACTGGGAATGGGAGCAAATCAACTTTTAAAATCTAAAAGTGAGCTTCCATATCTTATGTTAAAATTCGAATTTGACTCTGCAATACTTAATGAGCCAAGAGAGAGCTATCTCGTTCCTGCATCACTAAGGCTTAGTTCCCTAACATCACATGCTGCAAAGTTTGGTCTTAAGGGCTGGGAAGTTTTCACTGGGGTTCCTGCGACAATAGGCGGAGCATTGTTTATGAACGCTGGAACAGGGCTTGGAGAAATTTGTCAGGTTGTAAAAAAAGTTTGGTACTTAACATCAGAGGGGAAGCGAGTAGAGCACGATGTAACGCCAGAATCTTTTTCTTATCGCAAGAACAATTTTTTGAATGCAGGAGATGTAATAGTTGCAGCTGAATTAGTTCATTTTGGAATTGATGAAGAAATTAAATTTTTGATTAAAGATTATTTACAAAAAAGAAATGCAAGCCAACCAATGTCATCTTTTACATGTGGATGTGTTTTTAAAAATAGTTCCTTTGAAGGTGTTTCTTGCCCTGCCGGAAAATTTATTGATATAATTGGACTTAAGGGACTTCAAGTTGGTGGAATCCGCATTAGTCATAAGCATGGAAATTTCATGGAGAACTTTGACAATGCAACTTACGAAGATGTGAAAGAGTTGATTTCAATTGTTCAGCACGAGCTTAAACAGCAGTTTGGAATTAATTTTGAACTTGAAGTAAAGGTATAAAATGAAAGTTGTTATTCTTGCACTATTATCATTATCAATCTTTGCAGCTAAACCAGACTTTAGTGAAAAAAAGATTAGTTATAGAACGGCTTTTGGAAAATGTCCTTCGCGTGCAGCAGGAACTTTTACGTTAAAGCTTGTAAAAGAGTTCGAGCAAAATCAATCCCTTAGAAAAGTAAAAAACTTAATTGATAGAGAAAAGTTAAAAGAGAAACATTTTGTTACCGACTATACAGTTAAGTATGATCCTACTCACAACATGTTAAGCTTTATCTATGATTGTCCAAATCCGTTGATGAAAGTTCAAATTTATAAAGAAAATGGACTAGAATCTTACGAAGCGATTCTCGTCGATAATGGGAAACTTTTCGATCCAACATATGAAGTACTTCTGCGAAGTGAGAAAAAGTTAGATTATAATCTTCCGTTCCTTGCAATCCCTGTTGGAGACATGGATCAGGAAATCCAGAAGCGAATCACAAAAATTATCAGCAATCTCGATCTTGTGTTCAGAAAAAACCTCTCAGAAGTAATCGTAAATGATTCTAGCGAGTTAACGATGATACTTTCACTTAAAGGACAACCATCTAGTGTCTTTCTTGGGGCCGATGAATGGGATCTAAAAGTGGATAAGTTGACGAAAATAGTAGGTTATATGAGCAAGGGCAAAAAGATACCAACAATTATAAATCTTACAAATCCAAAAAAAGTAGTTGTCAAGTTTAACGAGTAATTCTAGAATTTTCATAGATATGTGAGGAAAAATTTTCCTCATAACCCTTCAATTTAACAGAATGATTCTGTTTGGTAAGAGAAAGGATTCTCTATGAAAGAAAAAAATATCGTTGTCGGTCTAGACGTAGGTACTACAAAAGTATGTACAATCGTCGGTATTCAAAACCCTGGAAATGAACTAGAGATTATTGGTATTGGAACTCATCCAAGTCATGGGCTTAAAAAAGGTTCTGTCGTTAATATCGATAAGACAATCAAATCAATTCAAAATTCACTTGAAGAAGCAAAGCTTATGGCCGGTGTTCAAATTGAACGCGCAACAATTGGTATTGCTGGAAATCATATCTATAGCTTCAATAGTTCTGGAGTAGTCGCTGTTAAAGGTAACGAGATTACTCAGGATGATGTTGATAGAGTTCTAGAAGCAGCTAAAGCAGTTGTTATGCCAAGTGATAGAGATATTATTCATGTAATCGCTCAAGAATATAGAGTTGATAATACAAATGGAATTAAAAATCCAATTGGAATGTGTGGAACGAGACTTGAGGCCCATGTACATATTGTTACAGGTTCAATTTCTCTAATTCAGAATTTAGTAAAGTGCGTGGAACAAACAGGTATTCACGTCGATCATATTACACTTCAACCAATTGCTTCTTCTGAGTCAGTTCTTTCTAACGAAGAAAAAGAAATGGGAACACTACTTGTAGATATCGGTGGTGGAACAACTGATCTTGCATTTTGGAAAGATGGTTCATTGATCCACACACAGGTTATTCCTGTTGGTGGGAATCACTTCACGAACGACCTTGCTGTTGCACTTAAAATTCCGCACGCTGAAGCGGAGAGAATTAAAGTACATCACGGAAGTGTATTAGCAGAAGGGCTAAATCAGTCTGCACACATTACAGTGCAAGGAATCGCTGGAACAAAACCAAGAGAAGTACAATTAAGTTTTATCGCAAAAGTATTAGGAGCAAGAGCGGATGAATTATTTGATCTTGTAAAAAATATTCTTGATGAGAAAG from the Bacteriovorax sp. Seq25_V genome contains:
- the mraY gene encoding phospho-N-acetylmuramoyl-pentapeptide-transferase, with product MLYHFLYPLSNQFFAFNIFRYITFRAVVAFLLATVFSIIWGNLFIKFMQRKQFGQVIRDDGPESHLKKAGTPTMGGVFIIGSILGSLLFTGNFNSKPLLISIFVMLSYFALGFFDDYAKVAKQNTKGVSAKGKLLWQFATAGVAYWLMQKYAIIGTDLYVPFAKGPILELGIMFLAFSAFVIVGSSNAVNLTDGLDGLAIGPIITSAATFGIFAYFAGHKEIAQYLLVPYVEDVGELAVLCAAMVGAGVGFLWYNSYPAQIFMGDVGSLSLGGTLGTIAVLTKNEVLFVVVGGIFVIEALSVILQVSSYKLRKKRIFKMAPIHHHFELMGWPETKVIVRFWIISIFLAITAIATLKMR
- the murF gene encoding UDP-N-acetylmuramoyl-tripeptide--D-alanyl-D-alanine ligase, which gives rise to MKIIDFKNIKGIKYSFGSFSDREISLTTDSRNTEGKNVFIALKGDNFDGYKYLAQTLESGVEVVVFESGPEEENRQVKVKKLFENYADRLFICVENSLEFLQASAAYWIRKWQSECDGKVLSLTGSNGKTTTKELLLAFSKIIFDDSVISTSGNLNNHIGVPLTIFEVKPTHRFAIIEMGTNHPGEIEVLCNIANPNFGLITNIGSAHIEFLKSEEGILEEKGALYRYVTSYGEKFFLNKDDPYLSTLETKSKVIEFNSDDLEKSLVNKGIKEDYNQFNLKFAYFVIKNLFPEESAKLTNNFSMIKLPANKRSQWITIGEKKIFLDAYNANPSSMRKAIESICTREDLDFEKSLFVCGDMNELGERAPLYHNEIGELLKMLGVKHVAFVGRYAKHYKAGFGDNALVFEQKSELETDWKKLIESVEFIFLKASRSLQLESLIDITY
- the murB gene encoding UDP-N-acetylmuramate dehydrogenase, producing MKLDKLLANIANCEVELDKDLSKFSTMRLQASGDLISVTNEQALKEVLITLKNNQQKFIVLGMGANQLLKSKSELPYLMLKFEFDSAILNEPRESYLVPASLRLSSLTSHAAKFGLKGWEVFTGVPATIGGALFMNAGTGLGEICQVVKKVWYLTSEGKRVEHDVTPESFSYRKNNFLNAGDVIVAAELVHFGIDEEIKFLIKDYLQKRNASQPMSSFTCGCVFKNSSFEGVSCPAGKFIDIIGLKGLQVGGIRISHKHGNFMENFDNATYEDVKELISIVQHELKQQFGINFELEVKV
- the murD gene encoding UDP-N-acetylmuramoyl-L-alanine--D-glutamate ligase yields the protein MERFRNKKILIVGIGRTGFKLINFFNTLDCEIRVTDIKPIFDLNKQVKKLKKIRPALEMTFGEHRDDDFLDADVVVYSSAVDPNLPQLELARANGKEVYSEFALGNKLCRKPIIAVCGTHGRTTVAHMIGFSLKQDGKNVFVGGTDDTPFVEYCMLPNRDEIDYVIVEVSAVQMRSLPEFHPKMVVFTSIGEKYPARHFTSMGEYMETKLSIVKSLSPDDVLVCNFDKLANNTFFRNANCQVAWYSRRSFVSLGVMDEIQGTHFHERRIHSNINYHSEFIVSKMRIVGQNNRENLLAAVTACKALDVSDKAIQLCIEKFPGIPHRLEFLMEKNGVSFYNDSKAETMDDMVESLEAFKGSVILIAGGKDDEEFDYEPYTDALIKHARVVVLVGETKERMNRALGDHDQTYIVGSFEESVLFAYQKSRTGDTILLSPGNSATDFFRDYEERGNYFKKLVYQL
- the murC gene encoding UDP-N-acetylmuramate--L-alanine ligase, encoding MFKDNFNGKLHFIGIGGIGMSGIAEVLLSFGYNVSGSDISESANVARLRELGAEIFIGHAKENVKEASVIIYSSAVTDENPEMIGAREKNLPVMRRAEMLAELMRLKYGLAIAGTHGKTTTTSFLATILQSSNYDPTYIIGGIVKNLNGHAKVGKGEFLVAEADESDGSFLLLNPIMSVVTNIDLDHMDHYGSEENLINSFEQFINKVPFYGLCALNAHDERLMNIVKRIKKPFCTFGIGDELDNPADFEARNITMTDFQATYDLYIKGDKKTQITINLPGKHNVLNSLGAIAVATRMGISVETIAQSIREFDGVGRRFQQLYKNEEVEIIDDYGHHPTEISMTLKTLRETRKGKVVCIFEPHRYTRTRDCWNQFLHCFNYVDKLYIAPIYAASEKPIAGIESEILVNDINKLHPNFAVAMGSLEDLDQVIKENKNSTIATLGAGSIGKKIREWVLDNEVR
- the ftsW gene encoding putative lipid II flippase FtsW, which gives rise to MEFRDNLEKYSGLLKITIGLLISIGVIMVYSASYMYSKEHYGSSLYFFIRQLGFATVALLGAFIVSKTKYQFWYKYSFYINIFVSFLIMLTYIPGLGVLAKGANRWIAIAGFSLQPGEFAKYSTLLLALYLFENFETLDLKKRIQYSLNLLMPLVLLILQPDFGTFFICSIGIFLACFISSFSRKVFYGLTGLGSIVGVMILFAQPYRVKRLTAFLDPWANAQGSGFQVIQSWIGFANGGFFGKGVGNSLEKLFYLPEAHNDFIFSVIGEEFGFLGVISMVGLFLMFVYLGLRLCFEMKDRVATQICVLIISIIGLQAALNMGVVLGLLPTKGLNLPFISYGGSSLLANILAVGLVFSCVNRSAELRSSESF
- the ftsA gene encoding cell division protein FtsA; translated protein: MKEKNIVVGLDVGTTKVCTIVGIQNPGNELEIIGIGTHPSHGLKKGSVVNIDKTIKSIQNSLEEAKLMAGVQIERATIGIAGNHIYSFNSSGVVAVKGNEITQDDVDRVLEAAKAVVMPSDRDIIHVIAQEYRVDNTNGIKNPIGMCGTRLEAHVHIVTGSISLIQNLVKCVEQTGIHVDHITLQPIASSESVLSNEEKEMGTLLVDIGGGTTDLAFWKDGSLIHTQVIPVGGNHFTNDLAVALKIPHAEAERIKVHHGSVLAEGLNQSAHITVQGIAGTKPREVQLSFIAKVLGARADELFDLVKNILDEKGLSDSVTGGVVITGGGALIKGMPELGEYILEKPLKLGYPMAFGGMTNVMQNPKFSTVLGLLIEASQRMSPVAIKDKVEHEHVDLIGKLGDSIKSVFKEIF